One window from the genome of Spiractinospora alimapuensis encodes:
- a CDS encoding DMT family transporter, protein MLVTAGVLWGTGGPVGHLIQAAGVDAFTVATYRLLSAGLTITGLLLVTGALRRLPRSRALTVRLLVNGVLHALFQLLYFASLALIPVGLATLVKIGSVPVFVSLGVCVLARSRPGVRLLVPVVLAVSGLSLLAGFPSTDADPGQLAAGLACSLGAGLTFSVMTLVNRRPVPGLDPMVNVGLGMLVGAVLLLPAALFVGLAVPLTGAVLGMLAFMALVPTVFAYLTYFRGLRTSSDAATAVAIMAEPLTATVISVAFLGEHIPPLGVLGAALLFVAMAAEPLMRRVPRRS, encoded by the coding sequence TTGCTGGTCACGGCCGGTGTCCTGTGGGGCACTGGCGGTCCGGTCGGGCATCTGATCCAGGCGGCCGGGGTGGACGCCTTCACGGTCGCCACGTATCGGCTGCTGAGCGCCGGACTCACGATCACCGGGTTGTTGTTGGTCACCGGGGCGTTGCGTCGGTTGCCGCGGTCCCGCGCGTTGACGGTCCGTCTCCTCGTGAACGGTGTCCTGCACGCGCTGTTCCAACTGTTGTACTTCGCCTCGTTGGCGCTGATCCCGGTGGGGCTGGCGACCCTGGTGAAGATCGGCAGTGTCCCGGTCTTCGTGTCGTTGGGGGTCTGTGTCCTCGCCAGGTCGCGGCCTGGTGTGCGACTCCTCGTTCCGGTAGTGCTCGCGGTGTCCGGTCTGTCGCTGCTGGCCGGCTTTCCCAGCACGGACGCGGACCCGGGGCAACTCGCCGCGGGCCTGGCCTGCTCGCTGGGAGCGGGACTGACGTTCTCGGTGATGACGCTGGTGAACCGTCGCCCGGTACCCGGCCTGGACCCGATGGTCAACGTGGGGCTCGGCATGCTGGTCGGAGCTGTCCTGTTGCTGCCGGCGGCACTGTTCGTGGGGTTGGCCGTGCCCCTCACGGGCGCCGTGCTCGGCATGCTGGCGTTCATGGCGCTGGTGCCCACGGTCTTCGCCTACCTGACCTACTTCCGTGGCCTGCGGACCTCCTCCGACGCCGCGACGGCGGTCGCCATCATGGCTGAGCCCCTCACCGCGACCGTGATCTCCGTGGCGTTCCTGGGCGAACACATCCCGCCGCTCGGCGTCCTGGGGGCGGCACTCCTATTCGTGGCGATGGCCGCGGAACCGCTGATGCGTCGCGTACCGCGCCGCTCGTAG
- a CDS encoding cytochrome ubiquinol oxidase subunit I, with the protein MLPDPLDLARLQFALTAATHYLFVALTLGMAAIILFSQLRATVTRDEARLRAVRFWGGLYVINYGMGILSGLVMELQLAVNWAGLHHTFGNVFGAPIAVETLVAFFLESTFLALWIFGWDRMNRWAHLGVFAVVTVTAYASAYWVLVANGFLKYPVGFEMVDGVAVLTDTAALLTNPLTLTAFFHIGFSALMVGGVFVAGVSAYHLRRGNDPDGMFRRGIRVGLVLTVLASFPTLTFGGMQFPLVFGDPSPTSGTTLSPAEIAAIEGASSDSALGAVAREQMMTVWMIVSLVAMIGLVQWLLRRLDRARWFHVVVIWTIPFVLLAGVLGWTARELGRQPWVVVHHLTTADAVTDMPTAGLVVSFTLFTVAFAVLATVTYRLIAHYARLGPEGGPLAPRSAADDHPHEPAAPVY; encoded by the coding sequence GTGCTTCCCGATCCGCTCGACCTGGCGCGACTCCAGTTCGCGCTCACCGCGGCGACGCATTACCTCTTCGTGGCGCTGACCTTGGGGATGGCCGCGATCATCCTCTTCTCCCAGCTTCGTGCGACGGTGACGCGGGACGAGGCCCGGCTGCGCGCGGTGCGCTTCTGGGGTGGGCTTTACGTCATCAACTACGGCATGGGGATCCTCTCCGGGCTCGTCATGGAGCTCCAGTTGGCGGTGAACTGGGCGGGGCTCCACCACACCTTCGGCAACGTCTTCGGGGCTCCGATCGCGGTGGAGACGCTCGTCGCGTTCTTCCTGGAGTCCACCTTCCTCGCCCTCTGGATCTTCGGCTGGGACCGGATGAACCGCTGGGCCCACCTCGGCGTGTTCGCGGTCGTGACGGTCACCGCCTACGCCTCCGCGTACTGGGTGCTGGTCGCCAACGGCTTCCTCAAGTACCCGGTGGGGTTCGAGATGGTGGACGGCGTCGCCGTCCTGACCGATACCGCGGCGCTGCTCACCAACCCGCTGACGCTGACCGCGTTCTTCCACATCGGTTTCTCCGCGCTCATGGTGGGCGGCGTCTTCGTCGCCGGGGTGAGTGCCTACCACCTGCGTCGTGGCAACGACCCGGACGGGATGTTCCGTCGCGGGATCCGTGTGGGCCTCGTCCTCACCGTCCTCGCCAGCTTCCCCACCCTCACCTTCGGCGGAATGCAGTTCCCGCTGGTCTTCGGTGATCCGTCCCCCACGAGCGGCACGACTCTCTCCCCGGCGGAGATCGCCGCCATCGAGGGAGCCTCATCCGACAGCGCTCTCGGCGCCGTCGCCCGCGAACAGATGATGACGGTGTGGATGATCGTGTCCCTGGTGGCGATGATCGGTCTGGTGCAGTGGCTGCTCCGCCGTCTGGACCGAGCCCGCTGGTTTCACGTCGTCGTCATCTGGACGATCCCGTTCGTCCTGCTGGCCGGTGTCCTCGGTTGGACCGCACGCGAGCTGGGGCGTCAGCCGTGGGTGGTGGTGCATCACCTGACGACCGCCGACGCTGTCACCGACATGCCCACGGCCGGGCTCGTCGTCTCCTTCACGCTGTTCACGGTCGCGTTCGCCGTCCTGGCCACTGTCACCTACCGGCTCATCGCGCACTACGCGCGGCTCGGCCCGGAGGGCGGCCCGCTCGCCCCCCGCTCCGCCGCGGACGATCACCCGCACGAGCCCGCCGCCCCGGTCTACTGA
- a CDS encoding cytochrome d ubiquinol oxidase subunit II: MNTLAITVLAVLLLGYFTLAARDVGLGMLLPVVARHPADRRRAFAAMAPYFLGTEVWLVAAIGVVAGVFPILKGELLAWSWPLLIALAVSWLVRDAGLWFWALTQHPRPRGAWAGAVALGSWGLAGTWGLVLGGILTGGTTVSVAGALVAGCVVVLFALSGAAFGAERLVASGADAAHSPAADLAGEATRWLSRGGVALVALAAVGTALLSRETVERPLVATVLLAVVVVCLAMTAGTNGPRWSAHSSALAMAAAIALVVTAVNLPGLVADPASMRLVGFAVAPVVPLMVVGQLWLYRALRRPVTTGGYFA, from the coding sequence GTGAACACTCTCGCCATCACCGTTCTGGCCGTGCTCCTGCTCGGCTATTTCACCCTCGCGGCCCGCGACGTCGGCCTGGGGATGCTGTTGCCGGTGGTCGCCCGGCACCCCGCCGACCGGCGCCGCGCGTTCGCCGCGATGGCTCCCTACTTCCTGGGGACGGAGGTCTGGCTCGTGGCCGCGATCGGGGTCGTGGCCGGAGTCTTCCCGATCCTCAAGGGCGAACTCCTGGCGTGGTCCTGGCCACTGCTGATCGCTCTTGCCGTGAGTTGGCTGGTTCGTGACGCGGGACTGTGGTTCTGGGCGCTGACCCAGCATCCGCGTCCTCGTGGCGCGTGGGCGGGCGCGGTGGCCCTGGGGAGTTGGGGCCTCGCCGGCACGTGGGGGTTGGTCCTCGGCGGGATCCTCACCGGGGGCACGACGGTGTCGGTGGCGGGAGCTCTGGTGGCCGGCTGCGTCGTGGTCCTGTTCGCGCTCAGCGGGGCCGCGTTCGGGGCGGAGCGGTTGGTGGCCTCCGGCGCGGACGCCGCGCACTCCCCCGCGGCGGATCTCGCGGGCGAGGCGACCCGATGGCTGTCACGCGGGGGCGTGGCACTGGTGGCGCTCGCCGCGGTCGGGACGGCACTGCTGTCGCGGGAGACGGTGGAGCGCCCGTTGGTGGCGACGGTGCTTCTCGCGGTCGTCGTGGTGTGCCTCGCCATGACGGCCGGAACCAACGGCCCGCGCTGGTCCGCTCACTCCTCGGCGTTGGCGATGGCCGCCGCCATCGCCCTGGTCGTCACCGCGGTGAACCTGCCGGGTCTGGTGGCGGATCCCGCCTCAATGCGTCTGGTCGGCTTCGCGGTCGCCCCCGTGGTGCCGCTGATGGTCGTGGGGCAGTTGTGGCTGTATCGGGCTCTGCGCCGCCCGGTCACGACCGGGGGGTACTTCGCGTGA
- the cydD gene encoding thiol reductant ABC exporter subunit CydD, with amino-acid sequence MSAATSDGVRGLAARLPIPRGFSLALHALALAGAGAVVLQAESLATAITDLRPAALVWLAVAVAGRATVAGASRWVSGRTSVVVRTRLRAGLLRSTETGDHGARLSLVTRGLDGIDPYVADYLPRRAAAMVVPLTLVGWLAFTDLTSALIVVATLPLIPILGALVGMHTEAATRRRWRQLDRLGGHFLDAVAGLRTLRAFGRDVHQISEVRRSAEEHRRGTMSVLRIAFLSALVLELVAALSVALVAVPLGMRLLEGTADLRTALVVLLVAPEVYLPLRALGSAFHSAADAASATDRALGHASTSAPRPTVTSPHVATPDPASARIELRDVTVRYPDREEPALDRISCVFEAGERVALVGASGSGKSTLLRVIVGLERPAEGQVLVDGVDLRSLDLEEWRRRLAWVPQRPHVFTDTVAANITLGSQDHVPDPGRLRAAAAAAHAEEFCSTRGWDTVLRPDHLSAGQRQRLALARAAYRNPGLLLLDEPTSRLDLATEAELLSSTRGLMDQRRAIVVAHSPALVDQADRVVRLTHGAVTRTEAVHVR; translated from the coding sequence GTGAGTGCGGCCACCTCCGACGGTGTGCGGGGGCTCGCGGCGCGGCTGCCGATCCCGCGTGGCTTCTCGCTGGCCCTCCACGCGCTGGCGCTCGCGGGCGCGGGAGCGGTCGTCCTGCAGGCGGAGTCGCTCGCGACCGCCATCACCGACCTGCGGCCCGCCGCGCTCGTGTGGCTCGCGGTCGCCGTCGCGGGGCGGGCGACGGTCGCCGGTGCGAGCCGCTGGGTGTCGGGACGGACGTCGGTCGTGGTGCGTACCCGGTTGCGCGCGGGGCTCCTGCGCTCGACGGAGACCGGGGACCACGGGGCGAGGCTGTCCCTCGTCACCCGGGGACTGGACGGGATCGACCCCTACGTGGCCGACTATCTCCCCCGTCGAGCGGCGGCGATGGTCGTGCCGCTGACGCTGGTCGGGTGGCTCGCGTTCACGGATCTGACGTCTGCCCTCATCGTGGTGGCGACGCTGCCGTTGATCCCTATTCTCGGCGCGCTCGTCGGCATGCACACCGAGGCCGCGACCCGGCGACGGTGGCGGCAGCTCGACCGCCTGGGTGGCCACTTCCTGGACGCGGTCGCGGGCCTACGCACCCTGCGCGCGTTCGGCCGCGACGTCCATCAGATCTCGGAGGTGCGACGCAGTGCGGAGGAGCACCGGCGGGGCACGATGTCGGTGTTGCGTATCGCCTTCCTCTCCGCCTTGGTACTGGAGCTCGTCGCCGCGCTGTCCGTGGCGTTGGTCGCGGTACCGCTGGGTATGCGGCTGCTGGAGGGCACCGCGGATCTACGTACCGCGTTGGTCGTACTGCTGGTGGCGCCGGAGGTGTACCTCCCCCTCCGCGCCCTGGGCTCCGCCTTCCACAGCGCCGCCGACGCGGCGTCCGCCACGGACCGCGCTTTGGGCCACGCGTCCACCTCGGCGCCCCGGCCGACGGTGACGTCCCCACACGTGGCCACCCCGGACCCCGCCTCCGCGCGGATCGAGCTCCGCGACGTCACCGTGCGCTATCCCGACCGGGAGGAACCCGCTCTCGACCGGATCTCCTGCGTCTTCGAAGCGGGGGAACGCGTGGCGCTGGTCGGGGCCAGCGGTTCGGGAAAGTCCACCCTGCTTCGGGTGATCGTGGGCCTCGAGCGGCCGGCCGAGGGCCAGGTGCTGGTGGACGGCGTGGACCTACGCTCCCTGGATCTGGAGGAGTGGCGACGGCGGCTGGCCTGGGTTCCGCAACGTCCCCACGTGTTCACCGACACCGTGGCGGCGAACATCACCCTCGGATCGCAGGATCACGTGCCTGACCCGGGACGGCTCCGCGCCGCGGCCGCCGCGGCCCACGCCGAAGAGTTCTGTTCGACCCGCGGTTGGGACACCGTGCTGCGGCCCGACCACCTCTCCGCCGGGCAGCGCCAACGGTTGGCCCTGGCCCGAGCCGCCTACCGAAACCCCGGGTTGCTCCTGCTCGACGAACCGACGTCCCGCCTCGACCTCGCCACCGAGGCGGAGCTTCTCTCGTCCACCCGCGGACTGATGGATCAGCGTCGCGCCATCGTCGTCGCCCACAGCCCCGCGCTCGTGGACCAGGCCGACCGAGTCGTCCGCCTGACCCACGGCGCCGTGACACGCACGGAGGCCGTTCATGTCCGCTGA
- the cydC gene encoding thiol reductant ABC exporter subunit CydC: MFGDTPAALARYLPVLRPHLGSLTRAALAGVCAQVAATALIATAAWLLATAAQRPNIEALMLAIVAVRGLALARGGLRYLERLTGHDAALRLSSELRASVFGELVRAGRVGKPDDASTRDADLMGRLVADVEAVQDALLRVVLPALATVVVGAVAVALGWVIDPVVGLTLLGFLVVTGLVLPASAASAERRMTRRVTAAEAELGSRALDLMRGTDDLAASGARADYEERALRASTRLAREGRRAAVGAALLHAAATATAGVGVLAVLWVALGTPAASGSVLPAVAALAALASLDVAAGLVDTARTWTRCRPALLRVARSLPSLDTDVSVPAVTEGAPPTDTGVETGTLHVQACGVRFGPLWALRDVTAAFPPGASVAVIGASGSGKSTLLRLMSGDVPPVVGRVRVDDVPASARRLEGHCRGLVDGAHVFRGSVRANVLLARPSARRDEVEDAARRARFLGFVDSLPDGWETEVGEGGRSLSGGERRRLLLTRALLARPPLLVLDEPTTGLDPRLSDEIVAELLGRGDVVLATHRLAPLRHATQVLVMDAGTIVQRGTAAELAAVPGPFADLLGRETLVSDAG; encoded by the coding sequence ATGTTCGGTGACACTCCGGCCGCCCTGGCCAGGTACCTACCGGTCCTGCGACCGCACCTCGGGTCCTTGACACGCGCCGCGCTGGCGGGGGTCTGCGCGCAGGTGGCGGCGACGGCGCTCATCGCCACGGCGGCGTGGTTGCTCGCCACGGCGGCGCAGCGTCCCAACATCGAGGCGTTGATGCTGGCGATCGTCGCGGTCCGTGGTCTGGCGCTGGCGCGGGGTGGGCTGCGCTACCTCGAACGGCTCACCGGGCACGACGCGGCGCTTCGGCTGTCGAGTGAGCTTCGGGCGTCGGTGTTCGGCGAGCTCGTCCGGGCGGGGCGGGTGGGGAAGCCCGACGACGCGTCCACGCGCGACGCCGATCTCATGGGTCGACTCGTCGCGGATGTGGAGGCGGTTCAGGACGCCCTGCTGCGGGTGGTGCTGCCCGCGCTCGCCACCGTCGTCGTCGGCGCGGTGGCTGTCGCCCTCGGCTGGGTCATCGACCCCGTGGTGGGGCTTACGCTGCTGGGCTTCCTCGTGGTGACCGGCCTCGTACTGCCCGCGTCGGCCGCTTCGGCCGAGCGGAGAATGACGCGGCGGGTGACCGCGGCCGAGGCCGAGCTGGGGTCGCGGGCTCTTGACCTGATGCGTGGGACGGACGATCTGGCGGCCAGCGGTGCGCGCGCCGACTACGAGGAGCGCGCCCTGCGTGCCTCCACTCGGCTCGCGCGAGAGGGGCGGCGGGCGGCGGTCGGCGCCGCGCTACTACACGCCGCGGCCACCGCCACCGCAGGGGTCGGTGTGCTCGCGGTGTTGTGGGTGGCCTTGGGGACTCCGGCCGCCAGCGGCAGCGTCCTGCCCGCGGTGGCGGCGCTGGCCGCTCTGGCGAGTCTGGACGTGGCCGCCGGGCTCGTGGACACGGCACGCACGTGGACCCGGTGCCGTCCCGCCCTGCTGCGGGTCGCCCGGTCCCTTCCCTCCCTGGACACCGACGTCAGCGTTCCCGCGGTCACCGAGGGGGCGCCCCCCACGGACACGGGAGTGGAAACCGGCACGCTCCACGTCCAGGCATGCGGGGTTCGGTTCGGGCCCCTGTGGGCCCTGCGGGATGTCACCGCCGCCTTTCCACCGGGGGCGTCGGTCGCCGTGATCGGGGCCAGCGGCTCCGGAAAGAGCACACTGCTGCGTCTCATGTCGGGCGACGTGCCACCGGTCGTCGGGCGGGTGCGCGTGGATGACGTGCCCGCTTCCGCGCGACGGCTCGAGGGTCACTGTCGAGGTCTCGTCGACGGTGCTCACGTGTTTCGGGGCAGTGTCCGGGCGAACGTGCTGCTTGCGCGGCCCTCCGCCCGTCGGGACGAAGTGGAGGACGCGGCGCGGCGCGCCCGGTTCCTGGGCTTCGTGGACTCGCTTCCCGACGGCTGGGAGACCGAGGTCGGCGAAGGCGGGCGATCCCTGTCCGGAGGGGAACGGCGCCGACTACTGCTGACCAGAGCGCTCTTGGCGCGCCCTCCGCTGCTGGTGCTGGACGAACCCACGACCGGACTGGATCCGCGGCTGTCCGACGAGATCGTCGCCGAGCTCCTTGGCCGCGGCGACGTGGTACTGGCGACGCATCGCCTCGCCCCCCTGCGCCACGCGACCCAGGTGCTGGTCATGGACGCGGGGACGATCGTTCAGCGGGGTACGGCGGCGGAGTTGGCAGCCGTACCCGGCCCCTTCGCCGATCTCCTCGGCCGGGAGACACTCGTGTCGGACGCGGGGTGA
- a CDS encoding bifunctional homocysteine S-methyltransferase/methylenetetrahydrofolate reductase, with product MNVRETLRAGGLLCDGAMGTMLHAAGNTLDQALPALNLTRPDLVRTIHARYVEANVDIIQTNTFAGGRLRLDQYGLGHQVEEINRAAVVIARDAAATVGEARKVLVAGAVSPAVTVHQRRRVSPADRAASVREQIEVLSDAGVDFVLLETFGYLDELVEAVHAAAEGTDLPLVAQATFNANLTMLSGHTPREVAAAMADLPVTAFGTNCTLGPQRSLAVVRELREHTDLPLTVQANAGLPRRVAASGRFEYDVDYEYFNRYAASAMELGVSVVGGCCGTTPAHLAAIVGDLDHGGAGHDETTALPPTAPLTDPVVTERPTETATPAPFAAAGPVVGVELRPEHIGEVDAALTVARDLSDAGAHLVTVAAARSNRAHVNSADLALHLSQHLGVDTAASVATWDRTIMALQADLLGAHALGLRRIVCETGTPPLLGDYPHVDGIWDVDSVGLIELLAGLNRGVDFYDLRLPAKTEFEIGARTNPGSREPEEEHRRTLEKIGAGAQFLITRPVYELEGLGRLLRTVDGRVPVFVALRPLVSFEEAEFFAHEVPDVVVPRRTLDLLGEAKESAPQVGLDLMAELAAEIKKMADGVVVTQSKDPVTTLHRVLSA from the coding sequence ATGAACGTGCGGGAGACACTGCGCGCGGGGGGACTGCTGTGTGACGGCGCGATGGGCACGATGCTGCACGCCGCCGGGAACACTCTCGACCAGGCGCTCCCGGCGCTCAACCTGACCCGCCCCGACCTCGTGCGCACCATCCACGCTCGCTACGTCGAGGCGAACGTCGACATCATCCAGACCAACACCTTCGCCGGGGGACGGCTGCGCCTCGACCAGTACGGACTGGGCCACCAGGTCGAGGAGATCAACCGGGCGGCCGTGGTGATCGCCAGGGACGCGGCCGCGACCGTGGGCGAGGCGAGGAAAGTGCTCGTCGCCGGGGCCGTCTCCCCAGCGGTCACCGTCCACCAACGTCGCCGGGTGTCGCCGGCGGACCGGGCCGCGTCCGTGCGCGAGCAGATCGAGGTCCTCTCCGACGCCGGTGTCGACTTCGTGCTGCTGGAGACCTTCGGCTACCTCGACGAGCTGGTCGAAGCCGTCCACGCCGCGGCCGAGGGCACCGACCTGCCGCTCGTCGCGCAGGCCACCTTCAACGCCAACCTCACCATGCTCAGCGGACACACCCCGCGGGAGGTCGCCGCCGCGATGGCCGACCTGCCGGTCACCGCGTTCGGCACCAACTGCACGCTCGGCCCGCAACGTTCCCTCGCCGTCGTCCGCGAACTGCGGGAGCACACCGACCTCCCGCTCACCGTTCAGGCGAACGCCGGGCTGCCGCGACGGGTCGCCGCCTCGGGACGGTTCGAGTACGACGTCGACTACGAGTACTTCAACCGGTACGCCGCCAGCGCGATGGAGCTCGGGGTCTCCGTCGTGGGCGGGTGCTGCGGTACGACCCCCGCCCACCTGGCGGCGATCGTCGGGGACCTCGACCACGGCGGGGCCGGCCACGACGAGACGACCGCCCTGCCGCCGACCGCCCCACTGACCGACCCCGTGGTGACGGAGCGACCAACCGAGACCGCGACCCCCGCTCCCTTCGCCGCGGCCGGCCCGGTGGTGGGGGTGGAGTTGCGGCCAGAGCACATCGGGGAGGTCGACGCGGCCCTCACGGTGGCGCGGGACCTGAGCGACGCCGGGGCGCACCTGGTGACCGTCGCCGCCGCCCGCAGCAACCGGGCCCACGTCAACAGCGCGGACCTCGCCCTGCACCTGAGCCAACACCTGGGCGTGGACACCGCGGCGAGCGTCGCCACCTGGGACCGCACCATCATGGCGTTGCAGGCCGACCTGTTGGGGGCGCACGCCCTGGGGCTCCGTCGAATCGTCTGTGAGACCGGCACACCCCCGCTACTGGGCGACTACCCGCACGTGGACGGCATCTGGGACGTGGACTCCGTGGGACTCATCGAACTCCTCGCCGGACTGAACAGGGGCGTCGACTTCTACGACCTGCGGCTACCGGCCAAGACCGAGTTCGAGATCGGCGCGCGGACCAATCCCGGCAGTCGCGAACCCGAGGAGGAGCACCGGCGCACTCTCGAGAAGATCGGTGCCGGCGCTCAGTTCCTCATCACCCGCCCGGTCTACGAGCTGGAGGGGCTGGGTCGGCTCCTTCGGACGGTGGACGGCCGCGTCCCCGTGTTCGTGGCGCTGCGCCCACTCGTCAGCTTCGAGGAGGCGGAGTTCTTCGCCCACGAGGTCCCCGACGTCGTCGTCCCCCGCCGCACGTTGGATCTGCTCGGCGAGGCCAAGGAGTCGGCGCCCCAGGTCGGTCTCGACCTGATGGCGGAACTCGCCGCGGAGATCAAGAAGATGGCCGACGGTGTGGTGGTGACGCAGTCGAAGGACCCGGTGACCACCCTCCACCGTGTCCTGAGCGCCTGA
- a CDS encoding helix-turn-helix domain-containing protein, producing the protein MPPPGGRPSPHTNLSVPAFSESEPSPIPGAGGTDTDETTMLRGIVAMCGHLSTLASQNTDLDSVVRILATTVGRGVAVLDRGLETLARAGADGTELLAKLRDHARSPGLSSVLSAVARNRRALTVSSLGGDAECIIVAPVVVGEDIAGYLLTLSSRGDGLGDDMRLLASEHAAMVCGVVLGRDLVATAASRRARQNLVEGLLASREGNQHEVTRWARHLGLGEEREYYVISVAVPGARGESDHSPVETLLARRSPDSVVITRTDEVVVIAPVPHGSGQRLEQFLATDTASDSAKGPQVAGIGVGNPCSGPASIPRSYAEARRALAAGRRMGRTAEVTAFADLGIHRLLLRIPDDNHLRDFAEEVLGRLMAEERSHGVAYLRTLSVYFQENHSPRRVAQHLHLHPNTVSYRIRRIEEITGLDLNVHRDRLMAEVAIGIHDCLGSRR; encoded by the coding sequence ATGCCCCCTCCGGGCGGCCGCCCCTCACCGCACACGAACCTGTCCGTCCCGGCGTTCTCCGAGTCCGAACCGTCGCCGATCCCGGGCGCCGGTGGGACCGACACCGACGAGACCACCATGCTGCGCGGGATCGTCGCCATGTGTGGCCACCTCTCGACCCTCGCGTCGCAGAACACGGACCTGGACTCCGTCGTCCGTATCCTCGCTACCACCGTGGGACGCGGTGTGGCCGTCCTCGACCGTGGCCTGGAGACGCTCGCGCGCGCCGGAGCGGACGGCACGGAGCTCCTCGCGAAACTCCGCGACCACGCACGCTCACCGGGGCTCAGTAGCGTCCTGTCCGCGGTGGCGCGCAACCGTCGCGCCCTCACCGTGTCGTCCCTGGGCGGTGACGCGGAGTGCATCATCGTCGCGCCCGTCGTGGTCGGCGAGGACATCGCCGGCTACCTCCTCACACTGAGCAGTCGCGGGGACGGCCTCGGCGACGACATGCGCCTCCTCGCCAGCGAGCACGCGGCGATGGTGTGCGGAGTGGTGTTGGGCCGTGACCTGGTCGCCACGGCGGCCTCCCGTCGCGCGCGGCAGAACCTGGTGGAGGGGCTGCTGGCCAGTCGCGAGGGGAACCAGCACGAGGTGACCCGGTGGGCACGCCATCTCGGTCTGGGCGAGGAGAGGGAGTACTACGTCATCAGCGTCGCCGTTCCGGGGGCGCGTGGCGAGAGCGATCACTCGCCGGTGGAGACGCTGCTGGCACGTCGTTCTCCGGACAGCGTGGTGATCACCCGCACCGACGAGGTGGTGGTGATCGCGCCGGTGCCGCACGGTTCCGGTCAGCGACTGGAACAGTTCCTCGCCACCGACACCGCGTCCGACTCGGCGAAGGGCCCCCAGGTCGCCGGGATCGGCGTCGGCAACCCCTGCTCTGGGCCCGCGTCCATTCCGCGCTCCTACGCCGAGGCGCGGCGAGCGCTGGCGGCGGGACGGCGCATGGGCCGCACCGCGGAGGTCACCGCGTTCGCCGACCTGGGTATCCATCGGCTCCTGCTCCGGATCCCCGACGACAACCATCTGCGCGACTTCGCCGAGGAAGTCCTCGGTAGGCTGATGGCCGAGGAACGGTCACACGGAGTCGCCTATCTCAGAACGTTGTCGGTCTACTTCCAGGAGAATCACAGCCCGCGCCGGGTCGCGCAGCATCTCCACCTGCATCCCAACACGGTGAGCTACCGGATCCGGCGCATCGAGGAGATCACTGGTTTGGACCTGAACGTGCATCGGGACCGGCTGATGGCCGAGGTCGCCATTGGGATCCACGACTGCCTGGGGAGTCGACGATGA
- a CDS encoding GNAT family N-acetyltransferase, whose translation MRIRTYEASDFQPLLDLTIATFDPFYEGSYRPLVGETVFANLHGAWRRDYHDLMRSVHDPQRGRHAAVALLDDTIVGYARWVIRTDRSHGELDMLAVAPSYRGHGAGRALAQHAIDHMRAAGLDVASINTGGDAFHAPARALYEELGFTPLPVVNYTMPLRP comes from the coding sequence ATGCGAATCCGCACCTATGAAGCGTCGGACTTCCAGCCACTGCTGGATCTGACCATCGCGACGTTCGACCCGTTCTACGAGGGCTCGTACCGCCCCCTGGTCGGCGAGACCGTGTTCGCCAACCTGCACGGGGCGTGGCGGCGGGACTACCACGACCTGATGCGGAGCGTCCACGACCCCCAGCGGGGCAGGCACGCCGCCGTCGCTCTACTGGACGACACGATCGTCGGGTACGCCCGCTGGGTGATACGGACCGACCGATCCCACGGCGAGCTCGACATGCTCGCCGTGGCGCCGTCCTACCGCGGGCACGGGGCCGGACGAGCCTTGGCACAGCACGCGATCGACCACATGCGGGCCGCGGGGCTTGACGTTGCGTCGATCAACACGGGCGGGGACGCCTTCCACGCGCCCGCCCGAGCGCTCTACGAGGAGCTGGGATTCACCCCACTCCCGGTCGTCAACTACACGATGCCGCTGCGGCCCTGA